A genomic segment from Lujinxingia sediminis encodes:
- a CDS encoding cation diffusion facilitator family transporter, with protein sequence MSLTHHHHGSDHDHDRPTPARALKVAIVLNASFLLLETVVGFWTNSLALLSDAGHMVSDVGALLIALLAIKLASQPPAGAYTFGLKRAPVLGGFLNAIGLIAIVIFICLEAVDRLQDPPAMEAMAVFWTGVAGLGVNLGSAWYLAKSRDQSVNTRGAMLHLLSDALGSVAAIVSAIAVGFFGLPLADPIASLVIALLILIGSWPLLRDTVRILLQRAPAGLDIATLKETLLAFSEVLAIDDVHAWELDDGQAVISVVIKTRVDTLAEATALSDTLRAALHEHFDIGHATVECRHADAPEPDVAC encoded by the coding sequence ATGAGCCTCACCCACCATCATCATGGGTCGGACCACGACCACGACCGCCCCACTCCGGCGCGCGCGCTGAAGGTGGCCATCGTCCTAAACGCCTCCTTCCTTCTTCTGGAGACCGTCGTCGGGTTCTGGACCAACTCCCTGGCGCTGCTCTCCGATGCCGGACACATGGTCTCCGACGTGGGCGCACTTCTCATCGCGCTGCTCGCCATCAAACTCGCCAGCCAGCCGCCGGCCGGGGCCTACACCTTCGGTCTGAAGCGCGCGCCGGTACTGGGCGGGTTTCTCAACGCCATCGGACTCATCGCCATCGTCATCTTCATCTGCCTGGAAGCCGTGGATCGACTCCAAGATCCCCCGGCGATGGAAGCGATGGCGGTCTTCTGGACTGGCGTGGCGGGCCTGGGCGTCAACCTGGGAAGTGCCTGGTATCTGGCAAAAAGCCGTGATCAGTCCGTGAACACCCGCGGTGCCATGTTGCACCTGCTCTCCGATGCGCTCGGCTCGGTGGCTGCGATCGTCTCTGCCATCGCCGTGGGCTTCTTCGGACTGCCTCTGGCCGACCCGATCGCAAGCCTGGTCATCGCGCTCCTGATCCTGATCGGGAGCTGGCCGCTACTCCGGGACACGGTGCGCATCCTCCTGCAACGCGCACCGGCCGGGCTCGACATCGCCACGCTCAAAGAGACGCTGCTGGCCTTCTCCGAGGTCCTCGCGATCGACGATGTCCACGCCTGGGAGCTCGATGACGGTCAGGCCGTGATCAGCGTCGTGATCAAGACCCGGGTCGACACGCTGGCCGAGGCCACGGCGCTAAGCGACACTCTGCGGGCGGCCCTGCACGAGCATTTCGATATTGGCCACGCCACCGTCGAATGCCGCCATGCCGACGCTCCCGAACCCGATGTCGCGTGCTGA
- a CDS encoding tetratricopeptide repeat protein — MNRCFPIRAHRLAAAAVAAGLLMGALPAAAQQGGGDPHDAAQNAEVHYQIAMRLFNEGRYRESVEEFDQALALLDDPIFWCNRAVPLVKLAEMAQAGESLARCRDGFDPQSDDYAQVDAQLRGLTLVARGVEPRARSVAQMAGPRPLEMAPVALPEAQEGSGRRVAGWALAGAGVGLLASAWVLDLRSATVVHALAEASAQGASRERYDALRSEVALRQRVFWSLAGAGAAATLVGGGLLTWDLLEEAPQPATLSLNPQLQPGLVGVGIRLSR, encoded by the coding sequence ATGAACAGGTGCTTCCCGATACGCGCGCACCGCCTGGCGGCCGCCGCGGTGGCCGCCGGCCTGCTGATGGGGGCGCTGCCGGCGGCGGCGCAGCAGGGCGGAGGCGATCCGCACGATGCAGCGCAGAACGCCGAGGTGCATTACCAGATCGCGATGCGCCTCTTTAATGAGGGGCGCTATCGTGAGTCGGTCGAGGAGTTTGATCAGGCGCTGGCGCTGCTCGACGATCCGATCTTCTGGTGCAACCGCGCCGTGCCGCTCGTCAAACTCGCCGAGATGGCTCAGGCCGGTGAGAGCCTGGCGCGTTGCCGCGACGGTTTTGACCCGCAGAGCGACGATTATGCCCAGGTCGACGCGCAGCTTCGCGGCCTGACTCTGGTGGCGCGTGGGGTGGAGCCGCGTGCACGCAGCGTCGCGCAGATGGCCGGGCCGCGTCCGCTGGAGATGGCACCGGTGGCGTTGCCGGAGGCGCAGGAAGGCTCCGGGCGTCGGGTCGCGGGCTGGGCGCTGGCCGGTGCCGGGGTGGGACTGCTGGCGTCGGCCTGGGTGCTCGATCTTCGGAGCGCGACCGTGGTCCATGCGTTGGCGGAGGCCAGCGCGCAGGGGGCCAGCCGCGAGCGCTACGATGCGTTGCGCAGCGAGGTTGCGTTGCGCCAGCGCGTCTTCTGGTCACTGGCCGGAGCCGGCGCCGCAGCCACCCTTGTGGGCGGTGGGCTGCTGACCTGGGATCTTCTCGAAGAGGCCCCGCAGCCGGCAACGCTGAGTCTGAACCCGCAGCTGCAGCCGGGGCTGGTGGGGGTGGGGATTCGCTTGTCGCGCTGA
- a CDS encoding serine/threonine protein kinase yields the protein MGPEEQLFAAGDVIAGRYRIEEELGRGAYGVVFRAIQLGIGRAVALKTLLPGVGEEAEERQRFEREALLISRLNHPNIITLFDYGEHEGVRFMVMEYVEGKSLGDLIAERGHLSAVAARRIVDQMLGALHLAHAQGVVHRDLKPENIRILAGETMEGEGVEVVKILDFGIAKIVQPQAEVPSMLDRLTESGKAMGTPQYMSPENITGDPVTHKADLYAVGLILYEMLVGEAAFKGKTPREVMVSHVRDDAPVLPDVEELRPFARALSASLIKQPDDRVASARAMRVMLEQDGAGRTAGAPLAAAAGAEAANGSTIRALAAVVLGVAVVVVLMALVVLGRAPGDDGAEAPDVALPPAHEVVRAEVPANVGRQGFEAAVVEPTSKASVRDHNKVELASESDAEEAEDEGAGQRAERGDEPLEEDHAPDERRSEAPAETASAADAYHASTRPRRVRSQPIRQEATRRVRLASRPPGARVSANGQPLGTTPLSWEAPLKSAVRLNFSLIGYHDQAFELSPESDENEVEVTLRRARLELMP from the coding sequence ATGGGGCCAGAAGAGCAGCTGTTTGCGGCCGGAGATGTGATCGCGGGCCGCTACCGCATTGAAGAAGAACTGGGCCGGGGGGCGTATGGCGTGGTGTTTCGCGCGATTCAGCTGGGCATCGGTCGCGCGGTCGCGCTTAAAACCCTTTTGCCCGGCGTGGGCGAGGAGGCCGAGGAGCGTCAGCGCTTTGAGCGCGAGGCGCTGCTGATCAGCCGGCTCAATCACCCCAATATCATCACCCTCTTTGATTACGGGGAGCATGAGGGGGTGAGATTTATGGTGATGGAGTATGTGGAGGGGAAGAGCCTGGGCGATCTTATCGCTGAGCGCGGACATCTGAGCGCGGTGGCGGCGCGCCGCATTGTCGATCAGATGCTCGGTGCGCTGCATCTCGCGCACGCCCAGGGGGTGGTTCACCGCGATTTAAAGCCGGAGAACATTCGCATCCTGGCCGGAGAGACGATGGAGGGCGAGGGGGTGGAGGTGGTAAAGATCCTCGACTTTGGTATCGCCAAAATCGTGCAGCCGCAGGCCGAAGTCCCCTCAATGCTCGACCGGCTCACGGAGTCAGGTAAGGCGATGGGCACGCCGCAGTACATGAGCCCGGAGAATATCACCGGCGATCCGGTCACGCATAAGGCGGACCTCTACGCGGTGGGGCTCATTCTCTATGAGATGCTCGTCGGGGAGGCGGCCTTTAAGGGAAAGACCCCGCGGGAGGTGATGGTCTCGCATGTGCGTGATGATGCGCCGGTGCTGCCCGACGTGGAGGAGCTTCGGCCTTTTGCGCGGGCACTTTCTGCCTCGCTGATCAAGCAGCCCGACGATCGGGTGGCCTCGGCCCGGGCGATGCGGGTGATGTTAGAGCAGGACGGAGCCGGGCGGACCGCCGGCGCTCCGCTGGCTGCCGCAGCGGGGGCGGAGGCAGCCAACGGCTCGACGATTCGGGCGCTGGCGGCGGTGGTCCTGGGCGTGGCGGTGGTGGTGGTGTTGATGGCGCTCGTGGTGCTGGGGCGTGCGCCGGGGGACGATGGTGCGGAGGCTCCTGACGTGGCGTTGCCTCCTGCGCACGAGGTCGTCCGGGCGGAGGTGCCTGCCAACGTCGGGCGCCAGGGGTTTGAGGCCGCCGTTGTGGAGCCGACATCGAAGGCCTCCGTGCGCGATCATAATAAGGTCGAACTCGCCTCGGAGTCCGACGCCGAAGAAGCTGAGGACGAGGGCGCAGGCCAGCGCGCTGAGAGGGGGGACGAGCCGCTGGAGGAGGATCATGCTCCCGACGAGCGTCGGAGCGAGGCTCCAGCGGAGACGGCCAGCGCTGCGGACGCGTATCACGCCTCGACTCGCCCGCGGCGAGTGCGCTCGCAGCCTATTCGCCAGGAGGCCACGCGCCGCGTGCGCCTCGCGTCGAGGCCTCCCGGGGCGCGCGTCTCGGCCAACGGGCAGCCGCTGGGGACGACGCCCCTGAGTTGGGAGGCGCCGCTCAAGAGCGCGGTGCGCTTGAACTTCTCGCTGATCGGGTATCACGATCAGGCGTTCGAGCTGAGCCCCGAGAGTGATGAGAATGAGGTGGAAGTCACGCTGCGCCGAGCGCGCCTGGAGTTGATGCCATGA
- a CDS encoding 3-dehydroquinate synthase family protein — protein sequence MLPSLDVVPTLRDLSFPDHCVVLADANLPSAVLAHLPEPIVVEAGEGLKSLSRLGELAEAVLARRATRPMVLVGVGGGSLGDAVGFLASVLWRGVELWHVPTTLLAMVDSAHGGKTALNLGERKNQLGSFYMASRVVICRELLASLPLDEREAGMVEALKALWLDGAPALAHVDDPATLQKLLAAPVSEAGPMLDEVIEQAIALKLRIVSEDPREERGIRTFLNLGHTAGHGIEAFGGLGHGPAVAWGMAACALLSYRDLGLERAQATRLLTHLDPLLRPLPFSFDDATRARFVAKVGADKKRRDGRLISIGLRGPGLPELTTAWEAERWWEALIEVHEIWRTRDLTIWRGAPTGHTPRLPVDKSRAQRFAVIKALRQAPVNFDTGDETPPDDVRLTSAALEAMGQDPHAELDLYLGEGATGGRFALAAAAARPGRTRLRFAPGLVRRPHQPLIDALVEGGASIQPTDDGFEVRGWQTHPERLRVAAAPSSQYGSALALLAAAGHTFVLERTGPGPWPSQTYFELTEVALRQVGVQIDALSPTELRLSPGPTLGEPVRLELERDASAAVVWHALHALFPGFSPPEPAGEDHPDARFASLARTLKNHRAGEVLEVDLSDAPDLAPVLAALAARQPVGVRIRGAAHLRHKESNRIDALARSMAEVGLTIVPTDDGFEVEALAHQPAPNARFETYGDHRLAMCALALAHETPLTLSRAGCVTKSYPGLWRQARRAGIITQAHMSLPTLD from the coding sequence ATGCTTCCCAGCCTCGATGTCGTGCCCACGCTGCGCGATCTTTCCTTTCCCGATCACTGCGTGGTCCTTGCTGACGCCAACCTCCCGTCGGCGGTGCTTGCGCACCTTCCCGAGCCCATCGTGGTGGAGGCCGGCGAGGGCCTGAAGTCGCTTTCGCGCCTGGGGGAGCTTGCCGAAGCCGTGCTTGCGCGGCGCGCCACACGTCCGATGGTCCTGGTGGGTGTGGGGGGCGGCTCGCTGGGAGACGCGGTGGGATTTCTGGCCAGCGTGCTCTGGCGCGGCGTGGAACTCTGGCATGTGCCCACCACGCTGCTGGCGATGGTGGACTCGGCCCACGGAGGCAAAACGGCGCTGAATCTGGGCGAGCGTAAAAACCAGCTGGGTAGTTTTTATATGGCCTCGCGCGTGGTGATCTGCCGGGAGCTCCTGGCCTCGCTTCCCCTCGATGAGCGGGAGGCCGGGATGGTTGAGGCCCTCAAAGCGCTATGGCTCGACGGGGCGCCGGCGCTTGCACATGTTGATGACCCCGCAACCCTCCAGAAGCTCCTGGCGGCCCCGGTGAGCGAAGCGGGCCCGATGCTCGATGAGGTGATCGAGCAGGCGATCGCGCTCAAACTGCGCATTGTCAGCGAAGATCCTCGCGAAGAGCGGGGCATCCGCACCTTCTTGAACCTGGGACATACCGCCGGTCATGGCATCGAAGCGTTTGGCGGGCTGGGGCACGGCCCGGCCGTGGCCTGGGGGATGGCGGCCTGCGCCCTCTTAAGCTACCGCGACCTGGGGCTGGAGCGCGCCCAGGCCACCCGTTTGCTCACGCACCTCGACCCCTTGCTGCGTCCCCTCCCCTTTTCGTTCGACGACGCCACCCGCGCGCGTTTCGTGGCAAAGGTCGGTGCCGACAAGAAGCGCCGCGATGGCCGCCTCATCTCCATCGGACTGCGCGGCCCGGGGCTCCCCGAGCTCACCACCGCCTGGGAGGCCGAACGCTGGTGGGAGGCGCTGATCGAGGTCCACGAGATCTGGCGCACACGCGATCTTACGATCTGGCGCGGCGCACCCACCGGGCATACCCCGCGCCTGCCGGTGGATAAGTCCCGGGCACAGCGTTTTGCGGTGATCAAGGCCTTGCGCCAGGCTCCGGTGAATTTTGACACCGGGGATGAGACACCGCCGGATGACGTACGATTGACCTCGGCCGCACTCGAAGCGATGGGCCAAGACCCCCACGCTGAGCTCGACCTCTACCTGGGCGAGGGTGCCACCGGCGGTCGCTTTGCGCTGGCGGCGGCGGCGGCGCGTCCCGGGCGCACCCGCCTCAGGTTTGCGCCGGGGCTTGTGCGACGCCCGCATCAGCCGCTGATCGACGCGCTGGTGGAGGGCGGCGCGAGCATCCAGCCCACCGACGATGGCTTTGAGGTGCGCGGGTGGCAGACCCACCCGGAGCGCCTGCGTGTGGCGGCGGCGCCCTCGTCGCAGTATGGCTCGGCGCTGGCACTCCTGGCGGCCGCAGGTCACACCTTTGTGCTGGAGCGCACAGGCCCCGGGCCCTGGCCCAGCCAGACCTACTTTGAACTTACGGAGGTGGCGTTGCGGCAGGTGGGCGTGCAGATCGACGCGCTCAGCCCCACCGAGCTTCGCCTTAGCCCCGGTCCCACCCTGGGAGAGCCGGTGCGACTGGAGCTTGAGCGAGACGCCAGCGCGGCGGTCGTCTGGCACGCACTCCATGCGCTCTTCCCGGGGTTCTCGCCACCGGAACCCGCCGGTGAAGATCATCCTGACGCGCGCTTTGCATCGCTGGCGCGCACGCTTAAAAACCATCGCGCCGGAGAGGTCCTTGAGGTCGACCTGAGCGACGCGCCCGACCTCGCTCCGGTGCTGGCAGCCCTGGCCGCTCGCCAGCCGGTGGGCGTACGCATCCGCGGTGCGGCACATCTTCGCCACAAAGAGAGCAATCGCATCGACGCGCTGGCCCGCTCGATGGCCGAGGTCGGCCTGACGATCGTGCCGACCGACGACGGCTTTGAAGTCGAAGCGCTGGCCCATCAGCCCGCCCCGAACGCCCGCTTTGAGACCTACGGCGATCATCGCCTGGCGATGTGCGCGCTGGCCCTCGCACATGAAACTCCCCTGACGCTGAGTAGGGCGGGCTGTGTCACCAAGTCCTATCCGGGGCTGTGGCGTCAGGCGCGTCGAGCGGGCATCATCACCCAGGCCCATATGTCGCTCCCAACGCTGGATTGA
- a CDS encoding DUF3015 family protein has protein sequence MAKTRTRVGFLSVALLLCSAAPALAHSTSSGVGNGAHPLSASSANGAASESGNSSAGSEGSSAGSGQSSAASGNSSAASEGTSGGSTDSTEASEGSSNSDSSASSEQQNPPPDDETNHVAGAIVGTALVGTATASTVGSVLLTIFAVNELSAELYLRSNGHALRHHITRGAGDALEDLAHLCGVPTTHYANFAETTRQARHTLVPHLEEPRTIDAEETRAFLRALAEALSQDQELATALITNAYAG, from the coding sequence ATGGCGAAGACGCGCACCCGGGTGGGCTTTCTCAGCGTGGCACTGCTCCTGTGCTCTGCAGCGCCAGCTCTGGCGCACTCCACATCAAGCGGCGTGGGCAACGGTGCCCACCCCCTCTCAGCCAGCAGCGCCAATGGTGCCGCCAGTGAATCCGGCAACAGCTCAGCAGGCTCCGAGGGGTCATCTGCCGGAAGCGGTCAATCCTCGGCGGCCAGCGGCAACTCCTCGGCCGCCAGCGAAGGCACCTCCGGCGGATCCACCGACTCCACAGAGGCCTCTGAGGGAAGTTCCAACAGCGACAGCTCCGCTTCATCCGAGCAGCAGAACCCGCCCCCTGATGATGAAACCAATCATGTGGCCGGTGCCATTGTCGGCACAGCCCTTGTCGGAACGGCCACCGCATCGACGGTGGGCTCCGTGCTGCTGACGATCTTTGCGGTTAACGAGCTCAGCGCGGAGCTCTACCTTCGCTCCAATGGACACGCGTTGCGCCACCACATCACGCGGGGAGCCGGCGACGCTCTCGAAGACCTGGCCCACCTCTGTGGCGTCCCGACCACACACTACGCCAACTTCGCCGAGACGACCCGTCAGGCCCGACACACGCTGGTGCCCCACCTCGAAGAGCCCCGCACGATCGATGCCGAGGAGACCCGCGCATTTCTCCGCGCACTCGCCGAAGCGTTGAGCCAGGATCAGGAGCTTGCGACAGCCCTGATCACCAACGCCTACGCGGGCTAA
- a CDS encoding DUF4105 domain-containing protein, giving the protein MSRFPLPLLALLALAALLHAACASSPAPREPSAWQEDVPPAVEALRASHIFVEPGPWLPGELDTLAQAASKMPEALRPDASSPLLLERRARPCLFGMGRYTEACPTFSEDGRSFYIYDMILMETDGPLDRQRALTRPARQQLWRQRAIAHALIARADTIHDLSQSYRWRSINGWDGAGARPRNRDLHGYLRPMGQSSAHLDFVTSAEAFFFREEDLIDITPRLGTQVYSPDLTFSCQEFTRNRVITDVFNRIDPDWRRGTLRADDPPTYDCPAFERWADIDNLMGVDVLFAAERTDRPESLFGHLLIHVRHRSAELFRSQGFEYVYQFGAVTDSDIHPLRFVLEGMAGGFLAVFDLSTFRGIDRTYLQLEQRTLRRYPLALTEQQTRQLLERIWEVERRFAYPYFFTTHNCASFLIDLIGPALDREEPLPRKVFAMPTEVLDILASVTTESGEPLLRKPDADVLSAEERAILASEHIDRLTERFVLHPAAPAELAEVIDALRRGPPDLRAGRYDDLLGPLRELVTRAPELADEASGLYDAFIALETSELQLVEATLMEFEERAQLEPLRFSAAEILALRRELYRHERARLRARQRNEFLDAVQEHLRRAPREEPTRAEERALDWHALLIDAHRAASQAQGELIDWLVLRDLYDPRAALNARETHYATTQVERSERSLRTSNAGRWGVMLSADGLALPPQSALRLHLDWALLDDRLGERRLHGHRPEVEATALGVRASAPLNAEAMQRLELDVTLFRYISIATPRAGSRRGFTDRFGWALELDARHIAGELPLRTHGFFGLVLPLLRSDSGTSLLALGLGPALDLNVGRTETAGLAGGQAYLLGRVHLGGYYANALDVRIRHAELFNILNLHSERNLSARMSVTLTLALANHALLVQPYSELDYVSGAFAAGSERTDLEFGLRLELVRDAF; this is encoded by the coding sequence ATGTCGCGCTTCCCCCTCCCGCTTCTGGCACTGCTTGCGCTGGCCGCGCTCTTGCACGCGGCGTGCGCGAGTTCGCCGGCGCCGCGGGAGCCCTCCGCCTGGCAGGAGGATGTGCCACCGGCGGTCGAGGCTCTGCGTGCGTCCCATATCTTTGTAGAGCCCGGCCCCTGGCTCCCCGGCGAACTCGATACGCTGGCACAGGCCGCATCGAAGATGCCCGAGGCGCTGCGCCCCGATGCATCCTCTCCACTGCTGCTGGAGCGCCGCGCCCGACCCTGCCTCTTTGGCATGGGCCGCTACACCGAGGCCTGCCCCACCTTCTCCGAGGACGGTCGATCCTTTTACATCTACGACATGATTCTGATGGAGACCGACGGCCCGTTGGATCGCCAGCGCGCGCTGACTCGCCCGGCCCGCCAGCAGCTCTGGCGCCAGCGCGCTATCGCCCACGCGCTCATCGCCCGCGCCGACACGATCCATGATCTGAGCCAGAGCTACCGCTGGCGCTCCATCAACGGCTGGGACGGCGCCGGTGCACGCCCCCGGAACCGCGATCTTCACGGCTACCTGCGCCCGATGGGCCAGAGCTCCGCCCACCTCGATTTTGTGACCAGCGCCGAGGCCTTCTTCTTTCGCGAAGAAGATCTCATCGACATCACGCCGCGGCTGGGCACGCAGGTGTACTCCCCGGATTTGACCTTCAGCTGCCAGGAGTTCACGCGCAATCGTGTGATCACCGACGTCTTCAACCGCATCGATCCCGACTGGCGCCGCGGGACGCTGCGAGCCGATGATCCGCCCACGTACGATTGCCCGGCTTTTGAACGCTGGGCCGACATCGACAACCTGATGGGCGTGGATGTGCTCTTTGCCGCCGAGCGCACCGATCGCCCCGAGTCGCTCTTCGGCCATCTCCTGATCCACGTGAGACACCGCTCCGCCGAGCTCTTCCGAAGTCAGGGGTTTGAATACGTCTACCAGTTCGGCGCGGTGACCGACTCTGACATTCACCCTCTACGTTTTGTGCTTGAAGGTATGGCCGGCGGCTTTCTGGCGGTCTTCGATCTCTCGACCTTTCGGGGCATCGACCGCACCTACCTGCAGCTGGAGCAACGCACGCTGCGCCGCTACCCCCTTGCGCTCACCGAGCAACAGACCCGCCAGCTCTTAGAGCGCATCTGGGAAGTGGAGCGGCGCTTTGCCTACCCCTACTTTTTCACAACGCATAACTGCGCCTCCTTTTTGATCGACCTGATCGGCCCGGCCCTCGACCGCGAGGAGCCTTTGCCCCGCAAAGTCTTTGCGATGCCCACCGAGGTCCTCGACATCCTGGCCAGTGTCACCACCGAGAGCGGTGAGCCGCTCTTAAGAAAACCCGATGCCGACGTGCTCAGCGCTGAGGAGCGTGCCATTCTGGCCAGCGAGCACATCGACCGACTCACCGAACGCTTTGTCCTGCATCCGGCCGCCCCCGCAGAGCTTGCGGAGGTGATCGATGCGCTGCGCCGTGGCCCTCCCGATCTTCGTGCGGGCCGCTACGACGACCTGCTCGGCCCGCTTCGAGAGCTGGTCACCCGGGCCCCCGAACTGGCCGATGAAGCCAGCGGGCTTTACGACGCCTTTATCGCCCTGGAGACCTCCGAGTTGCAGCTGGTGGAGGCGACGTTGATGGAGTTTGAAGAGCGCGCCCAGCTTGAGCCTCTGCGCTTTAGCGCTGCGGAGATCCTGGCACTACGTCGGGAGCTCTATCGCCATGAACGCGCCAGATTGCGAGCGCGCCAGCGCAACGAGTTCCTCGACGCGGTCCAGGAGCACCTGCGCCGCGCACCGCGCGAGGAGCCCACCCGGGCCGAGGAGCGCGCCCTGGACTGGCACGCCCTCTTAATCGACGCCCATCGCGCCGCCAGTCAGGCTCAGGGTGAGCTTATCGACTGGCTGGTCCTTCGCGATCTTTACGACCCCCGCGCCGCTCTGAACGCGCGTGAAACGCACTATGCCACCACGCAGGTTGAACGCAGCGAACGCTCCCTGCGCACCTCCAACGCCGGACGCTGGGGGGTGATGCTCAGCGCAGATGGCCTTGCCCTGCCCCCGCAGAGCGCCCTGAGACTGCACCTGGACTGGGCGTTGCTCGACGATCGCCTTGGCGAGCGCCGACTTCATGGCCATCGTCCCGAAGTGGAGGCTACCGCGCTGGGAGTGCGTGCCAGCGCTCCGCTCAACGCCGAGGCGATGCAGCGCCTGGAGCTCGACGTCACCCTCTTTCGTTACATCAGCATCGCGACCCCGCGGGCCGGCTCGCGACGCGGCTTCACCGACCGCTTTGGCTGGGCGCTGGAACTCGATGCTCGCCATATCGCCGGGGAACTTCCGCTGCGCACCCACGGCTTCTTCGGGCTGGTCTTGCCGCTTCTTCGATCCGACTCCGGCACCTCCCTGCTCGCGCTGGGGCTGGGCCCGGCGCTCGACCTCAACGTCGGCCGCACCGAAACCGCGGGCCTGGCCGGCGGCCAGGCCTACCTCCTGGGCCGTGTCCACCTGGGTGGCTACTACGCCAACGCCCTCGATGTGCGTATTCGCCACGCTGAGCTCTTCAACATCCTCAATCTGCACTCCGAGCGTAATCTCAGCGCGCGAATGAGCGTCACACTTACGCTGGCCCTCGCCAACCATGCGCTGCTTGTCCAGCCCTACAGCGAGCTGGATTACGTCTCCGGGGCCTTCGCCGCCGGTTCCGAACGCACCGACCTGGAGTTCGGACTTCGACTCGAACTTGTGCGCGACGCATTCTGA
- a CDS encoding penicillin-insensitive murein endopeptidase, protein MISNVTGTTLKSWVEGRALLAMMMGVGVMLLAAPAMAQSQASVSAMLRGAMLGIGPSPVARMINPQHEEWLQDEEIQAWLWPTPVERAWPTDEEGRPVVETRRRDVFFHEVGPRDTLSRLRSMYRVTTAMLEEMNPELDLRDLQEGQQVKVWELDDASWARSVGRANSGRLIRGEPMPPAESYILLYPHRAFGTYYAVSETVRVLDAYYQTFNDAPPLIVGDMSFRTGRAISPHRSHRSGRDVDVTLPRLVEPPNYNRFHYIRRDHLDTQRTLWMVLKLLEGGMVEHIFLDWYHQRTLYRLARDQGAPEAWLREVFQYPRRGGSGIVRHEPGHRKHLHVRYRCQETDRWCG, encoded by the coding sequence ATGATCTCGAACGTGACCGGGACGACACTCAAGTCGTGGGTGGAAGGCAGGGCGCTGTTGGCGATGATGATGGGGGTCGGAGTGATGCTGCTGGCGGCTCCGGCGATGGCGCAGAGTCAGGCGTCTGTATCGGCCATGCTTCGCGGTGCCATGCTGGGCATCGGGCCCTCGCCGGTGGCCAGAATGATCAACCCGCAACACGAGGAATGGTTGCAGGATGAGGAGATTCAGGCCTGGCTCTGGCCCACCCCGGTGGAACGCGCCTGGCCGACGGATGAAGAAGGCCGGCCGGTGGTGGAAACGCGCCGTCGCGACGTCTTTTTTCATGAGGTGGGGCCGCGTGACACCCTCTCGCGCCTTCGCTCGATGTACCGGGTGACCACGGCGATGCTGGAGGAGATGAACCCCGAACTCGACCTGCGTGACCTGCAGGAGGGGCAGCAGGTCAAAGTCTGGGAATTGGACGACGCAAGTTGGGCGCGGAGCGTGGGGCGCGCCAACAGCGGGCGATTGATTCGCGGGGAGCCGATGCCGCCGGCCGAAAGCTACATCTTGCTTTATCCGCACCGGGCCTTTGGGACCTATTACGCCGTCAGTGAGACGGTGCGCGTGCTCGACGCCTACTACCAGACCTTCAACGATGCGCCGCCTTTGATTGTGGGCGATATGAGCTTTCGTACCGGACGGGCGATAAGCCCCCACCGCTCCCATCGTAGCGGCCGCGACGTGGACGTGACCCTGCCCCGGCTGGTGGAACCTCCGAACTACAACCGCTTTCATTACATTCGCCGCGATCATCTCGATACTCAGCGCACGCTCTGGATGGTGCTCAAGCTGCTTGAGGGCGGAATGGTCGAGCACATCTTTTTAGACTGGTATCACCAGCGCACGCTCTATCGGCTGGCCCGTGACCAGGGCGCGCCGGAGGCGTGGTTGCGAGAGGTCTTTCAGTATCCGCGCCGCGGGGGCTCGGGCATTGTGCGCCACGAGCCCGGGCACCGAAAGCACCTGCACGTGCGCTACCGCTGTCAGGAAACGGATCGCTGGTGCGGTTGA